TGTGTCCACTTtgcagagagggagaatgagaagtaAAGTTGAACTCGGGCTTGAAACTGGTGACGGGCTGAAACTTGAGCCCTGCTCTGTCCATCACACTAGTGGGACTCCCACTCATTATTTGGCAACCCATTTCCATGGAATGGAAAACCATTCTCTCAGGAATTGTACCCGATGTCTCCCTCCCTGAGAAGCCCAGGACCCTCTACACAGAGGTCGTGGAGCTCGCTGGAGCTGGGGGTCATCACTTCCAGATCTTGATCTCTGAATACTCCGTGACGCTGGTGCCCTCCGGGTCCTGAGGCTTCCAGGGCCTCAGCCCCTGGAAGGTGAAGGAGGCATAAtggagctcctcctcctcctcctcctcctcctcctcctcctccaaggtGGGAACACCAACAGCTGCAGGCGGGTGGGCTAGGGGTATGGATGCCCCTAATGGACACTCATGCTTATAACCCTGAATGGAGGCGAAAGAAGGGTCCAATTAGGATAACTGGACCTGGCAGATAGCAAGGAGTATCCACAAGCAAACCTAGAAACTGAGCACTTACTCTTTCAtctattcattccacaaacattggCTGtaccctcattcattcatttattcattcattcaataaatattgccTGGCCCTTGGTAATCAATTGCCAGGCTCCTAGATTCCTCACAACAAGCTATTAGAGAGACATTACTATTCCCATTTatcaggtgaagaaactgagtctaAGTAAATATCCCAAAAATCACACATTGAGTTGTCGGTAGGGCCAAGATTAACATCTGGGTCTCTCTAGCCCCAGTGCCTTCCACCCTATGGAACAgctgccctgtgccaggccctggctcTTCAGTGGGGAACAAAGCAGACGTCATCCATGACCGCTGACTAGCTTGCAGTGGGGGAAGCTGACATTGTTGTAGTCACTTATATTTCCATCTAATGGCCAATTGTGATGTGAGAGGTGGTGTGAGGACAGAGATTTGCTCAGAACTGAACTGCCCTCTGGGACCACTCAGCATTTCTAAAGTTCAGGCAAACGAAATCACAAAATTATACCAGGAACCCTTAAAGCAAAGGATATTGTGCAGGAAAGGGCTCACCATGGCCAAAGAAAGGCTTGACCCTTTGCGCCAGCATCTGGGAGGGAACCTCTAAGTCAATGGACTGTCCTGCCTGATGGGAACATCTCTGTTCACCTTGGGGCCTTAGGCCACACCAAGTAGTTTACATTAACATGACTTATGGTGAGGCCTTGAGCCACATGGTATCAGCTTGACCTCTAGAGGGGATGGAGACCATATAACAATGGTCATAAAGGTGCTCCATACCTATGTAACCGACCCCTGATAGGAACCCAGGACACAGGGCTAGGGTGAGCTTCCTTGGTGGCAATATCATGCCCACACACATGATGCCACACCACACTCCCTGCTTCTTATTACACATCAGTGCTGGGAAAAATCAGCGCTGTGTATGGGGTCTTTACTGGGAGAGATGCCTGGAAGATTCCTGCATGGAACTCCCCTGGGCAGAGTCCAGGTGCCTCTCCCCTTGGCTGCTTTAATCTGTATCCTTTCCCCGTAATCAACTAACTATTAGTATAACAAATCTCAGTGAGTTCTATAAGTCCCTCTGGTGAGCTATTGAACCTGAGAGTGCCTTGGGGACCTGTGAACTTTGTACTTGTTATTTTGGGGAGATCGCCCTGGCATGGTTATTTTGATCTCCTCCCCCTATGTTGGGGAGGAGAGAGCAAGGAGGGGAAAGTGATTccatgggaggaggtgggggtagggagggccCAGGTGAACACAGGAAGGTGCTGTGGTCCTTGGCTCTGCAAGATGAGTCAGAGAGTAGAGAGGAGAGTGACTCCCGGGTCACTGGCCCAGGTGACTGAGTCCATGGGGACCCGAAAACATAAGCCTGTTTGGGACATGACAACCAGCTAAGTCATCTAGAGGGGTGTGGCCATCTTTGGGTGGTGGCCAGATAGGATCCCAATGAACAGAGGGCTCATCACTCACCCAGGAGAGGGGACCCAACATGCAGGCAGCATCCTTCCCACCAGCTGTAGGctcaggagcctgcttcctgcAGGTCTTCATTCTGAGGGGGAAGCCACAGTTAGCAGCCCAATTGACTCACTATTGTCCCCTGCTTACGAGTCTGGCCAGGCTAAGGAAGGCTGGAGGAAGGACCACAGAGCCTGATAACTCATGAAAATGGGCATGGCCAGGATTAGGGTGGCAGCAGACACTTCTTTGATTTTCTGGCCCAATCCCCAAATCTTACGGCCTCcagctggggctgcccaggacccTAGGACTTGGACCCCTTCCACCCCATGCACTCACCCTTCCTCCCAGGGATAGCACTCACATGAAGAAGATGAGGCAGGGACAGAGACTGAGCAGGCCAGCAACACCAGCACCCCCGACAGCCCCCAGAAGGAATCCTCCCCCATGCTCAGGTTTCCCTGTAGGGGAGTGGGGTTTTGGGTGAGTCCCCTCCAAGCCTCAGGATCCTTGTGTGCCCTCCTCCCAAGAAACTCCAATTCTGATGGTCTTCAGCCCCCAACCAGGAGAAAACCAGGACTTTgcccccctgcccttcctctctctcacccttTCCCAACCagaccccaaccccacccccagaacATCTTTTCTAGGATCCGGACTCCCTCCTCCCACACCTCTGCCCCCAAGAGCACCCAGACCTGGCAGCAGCAGGACAGCGGCTCTTTGTTTCCCGTGCATATTCCAGGCCTCGCAGCTGAGTCTGAGGCCAGAGCCCAGCGGCCCACGGAGGCTCAGGGAGCTGTTGGCCCAGGGCCCCTCAGCGCTGGAGGTGACGGTCAAGGAGGCATTGCTGTGGTTCCGctccagcagcccctcccccagccgccAGCGCAGGGTGGGGGCCGGGCGCCcgtgggaggagcaggtgcacTGCAGTGCCTCACCCTCCCAGGAACAGGAGGGGCTGAGCGGCCGCGGGGGgtctgggggagggaagagaaggggtcAGCGgtgcccctgctccccaggccccatGTCCTGCCCCCAGGGGTCCCCTCACTCACAGACCACAGAGAGGTGCAGGGAGACGTGCTGGGAGCCCAGCGAGTTCTGAGCTCGGCAGGTGAAGTCTCCTTCCTCTGCAGTCCCTACTTGAGGCAGGTCCAGGATGGGACTTCTGTAGATGGGGGTGGCATTCAGGGCGGGGGACCCCTGGAACCAGCTCAGCTCCGCAGGGGGGTTGCTGTCAGCAGCACAGAGCAGGAACAGAGATTCCCCTTCCAGGACCTGAAGAGATGAGCCATTCCCTGGGTATTTCAGTTCTgggtggagagacagagagagagagagagaatgcacactcTGAATCCAGCCCAGAGGCTCCACAGCCCTGGtcctatttctctctcctctgaattTCTCCTAAGTTGGGAAGAGATCTCCACAAATAGTTTCATAAGCAGGTTTATGGTGATATAACCCACATACCATACAATACCATACTTAGAGTCAtgccacaatcaattttagaacctTTTCATCACCCCTAAAAACAACACTGTATCCCCCCAACTGCCTCCCCCACCCTTACTCCCAACCCCCCAACCTCGAGCCCCTGGCAACCCCTAGCCACCTTTCTGTCCCTATAgatctattctggacattgccTGCAAATAGAATCATGCTCCATGTAggcttttgtatctggcttctctTGTGTGGCATGACATATCCAAGGTTCTCCTGCTGGTGGCCCCTGTTGATGCTTCACCCCTGTTCATGGCAGACTCATGTTCGTCACATGGATAGGCTGCGTGGTGCTTATCCACCCATTGAGGGACCCTGACTCCTTCGAGGCGAGCGCCCTTAACtacatttctccctctctttccccaacTGCTGAACACCCCTCACTCAAGCACCCAAAATTCAAGTATCAAACCCTTCAAGGCTTTTCAGGACATGACCTCTACCTCTTCACCTCCTTTCCCTGCCCCAGTTGTCTCAGGATAAATAGGGCATCCACATTTTGCATTCCAAAATTCACAAAGGAGGAAGGGATGCTCAGAGCAAAATCTCCCTTCCGTGATGTCTCCCCGGGCAACAAATCTGTCTCATCAAAAGCAACATTTATTGCCAGTTTCTGGTGTGGTCTCCCGGGGCTATTCTATAACAGCCttatgtaggaaaaaaattttaaaaatttttaaaaaaccagcctTATGTAGGAAGTTTGAAAATATACATCCTTGACACCTCACAGTTTT
This portion of the Vulpes lagopus strain Blue_001 chromosome 2, ASM1834538v1, whole genome shotgun sequence genome encodes:
- the SIGLEC11 gene encoding sialic acid-binding Ig-like lectin 11 isoform X2 — translated: MLVGRHSATPAYGSWFRIKGNPKGEVLMATNKPAKETKRKIKLPFHLSGDPGAGDCSLSITDARREHSGHYYFHLDRGPMRHSYRSNMLIVSVRELTQAPDIWVKEPLESGCPSHLTCSVLGACDGVLAPTISWTGTALKPSGLSLEAYNSSEILLIPRPQDHGTNLTCRVTFPKAGMSTQSTITLNISYAPQNLGISISRENCTELKYPGNGSSLQVLEGESLFLLCAADSNPPAELSWFQGSPALNATPIYRSPILDLPQVGTAEEGDFTCRAQNSLGSQHVSLHLSVVYPPRPLSPSCSWEGEALQCTCSSHGRPAPTLRWRLGEGLLERNHSNASLTVTSSAEGPWANSSLSLRGPLGSGLRLSCEAWNMHGKQRAAVLLLPGKPEHGGGFLLGAVGGAGVAGLLSLCPCLIFFIMKTCRKQAPEPTAGGKDAACMLGPLSWGYKHECPLGASIPLAHPPAAVGVPTLEEEEEEEEEEEELHYASFTFQGLRPWKPQDPEGTSVTEYSEIKIWK
- the SIGLEC11 gene encoding sialic acid-binding Ig-like lectin 11 isoform X1; its protein translation is MLVLLLSLLWAWSLQEDPGYELHVQDSVTVQEGLCVRVPCTISYPQVGRHSATPAYGSWFRIKGNPKGEVLMATNKPAKETKRKIKLPFHLSGDPGAGDCSLSITDARREHSGHYYFHLDRGPMRHSYRSNMLIVSVRELTQAPDIWVKEPLESGCPSHLTCSVLGACDGVLAPTISWTGTALKPSGLSLEAYNSSEILLIPRPQDHGTNLTCRVTFPKAGMSTQSTITLNISYAPQNLGISISRENCTELKYPGNGSSLQVLEGESLFLLCAADSNPPAELSWFQGSPALNATPIYRSPILDLPQVGTAEEGDFTCRAQNSLGSQHVSLHLSVVYPPRPLSPSCSWEGEALQCTCSSHGRPAPTLRWRLGEGLLERNHSNASLTVTSSAEGPWANSSLSLRGPLGSGLRLSCEAWNMHGKQRAAVLLLPGKPEHGGGFLLGAVGGAGVAGLLSLCPCLIFFIMKTCRKQAPEPTAGGKDAACMLGPLSWGYKHECPLGASIPLAHPPAAVGVPTLEEEEEEEEEEEELHYASFTFQGLRPWKPQDPEGTSVTEYSEIKIWK